One Lutra lutra chromosome 7, mLutLut1.2, whole genome shotgun sequence DNA window includes the following coding sequences:
- the LOC125103897 gene encoding LOW QUALITY PROTEIN: hypoxia-inducible factor 1-alpha-like (The sequence of the model RefSeq protein was modified relative to this genomic sequence to represent the inferred CDS: substituted 1 base at 1 genomic stop codon) yields the protein MCFLLESEDTSSLFDKLKKKPDALTLQAPAAGDTIISLDFGSNDTETDDQQLEEVPLYNDVMLPSSNEKLQNINLAMSPLPASETPKPLRSSGDPALNQEVVLKLEPNPESLQLSFTMPQIXDQPASPTDGSTRQSSPEPNSPSEYCFDVDSDMVNEFKLELVEKLFAEDTEAKNPFSTQDSDLDLEMLAPYIPMDDDFQLCSFDQLSPLESSSTSPQSASTITVFQPTQMQELPVTSTSTTATTDELKTVTKDGIEDIKILIASPSPTHIPKVTTRTTTSPYSDTGSRTASPNIYFLDGQTC from the coding sequence ATGTGTTTTCTGCTTGAATCAGAAGATACAAGTAGTCTCTTTGATAAACTTAAGAAGAAACCTGATGCTTTAACTTTGCAGGCCCCAGCTGCTGGAGACACAATCATATCTTTAGATTTCGGCAGCAATGACACAGAAACTGATGACCAACAACTTGAGGAAGTTCCATTGTATAATGATGTAATGCTCCCCTCATCCAatgaaaaattacagaatataAATTTGGCAATGTCTCCATTACCTGCTTCTGAAACTCCAAAGCCACTTCGAAGTAGTGGTGACCCTGCACTCAATCAAGAAGTTGTGTTAAAATTAGAGCCAAATCCAGAGTCACTGCAACTGTCTTTTACTATGCCCCAGATTTAAGATCAGCCAGCTAGTCCTACTGATGGAAGCACTAGACAAAGTTCACCTGAGCCTAACAGTCCCAGTGAATATTGTTTTGATGTGGATAGTGATATGGTCAATGAATTTAAGCTGGAATTGGTAGAGAAACTTTTTGCTGAAGACACAGAAGCAAAGAATCCATTTTCCACCCAGGACTCTGATTTAGACCTGGAGATGTTAGCTCCTTATATCCCAATGGATGATGACTTCCAGTTATGTTCCTTCGATCAGCTGTCACCACTGGAAAGCAGTTCTACAAGCCCTCAAAGTGCAAGCACAATTACAGTATTCCAGCCGACTCAAATGCAGGAACTTCCTGTTACCAGTACCAGTACCACTGCTACCACTGATGAATTAAAAACAGTGACAAAAGATGGTATAGAAGACATTAAAATATTGATTGCATCCCCATCTCCTACCCACATACCTAAAGTAACTACTAGAACCACAACATCACCTTACAGTGATACTGGAAGTCGGACAGCCTCACCAAACATCTACTTTCTAGATGGGCAGACTTGCTAG